One Gossypium hirsutum isolate 1008001.06 chromosome A11, Gossypium_hirsutum_v2.1, whole genome shotgun sequence genomic window carries:
- the LOC107887653 gene encoding amidase 1 isoform X2, with protein MAKTSESGAFVEKFILQPTSSSQQLPLSGLTFAVKDIFDVDGYVTGFGNPDWKRTHSAATLTAPAVLDVLEGGATCVGKTIMDEMAYCINGENIHYGTPTNPCAPDRVPGGSSSGSAVAVGAGLVDFSLGSDTGGSVRVPASYCGILGFRPSHDAISTSGVIPMAQSFDTVGWFARDPTVLNRVGRALLHLPNVNPVTPSQIFIPEDCFSLSSIPSARTTGVLIKSIEKLVGGSILKHVNLGDYVKEKVPSLHHFMAKGNDHAYNIPSLAALSSSMRLLQRCEFKKNHAEWLTTVNPNLGPRLSKRIWDAVRSPEENIGICRSVQTELRAALTDLLKDEGILVLPTVPGDPPKLQTDLASLEVFRARAFSLLSIAGVSGFCQVSIPLGMHNNLPVSISLLAKHGSDAFLLNLVEAFYDTIQEEAGFAEKFTN; from the exons ATGGCTAAGACCTCGGAATCAGGAGCCTTCGTCGAGAAATTTATTCTCCAACCAACTTCTTCCTCTCAGCAACTTCCCCTTAGTGGCCTCACTTTTGCTGTTAAAGACAT ATTTGATGTGGATGGATATGTGACTGGGTTTGGAAACCCTGACTGGAAAAGGACTCATTCAGCCGCCACATTGACCGCACCAGCTGTGCTCGATGTCTTAGAAGGAGGTGCCACTTGTGTTGGCAAGACTATCATGGATGAAATGGCATACTG TATAAATGGAGAAAACATACATTATGGCACTCCCACAAATCCATGTGCACCAGATAGAGTACCTGGAGGATCTTCCAGTGGCTCTGCTGTTGCAGTAGGCGCAGGGCTGGTCGACTTCTCCTTAG GATCCGACACCGGAGGAAGTGTGAGAGTTCCTGCATCATATTGTGGGATTCTCGGGTTTAGGCCTTCACATGATGCCATTAGTACTTCTGGAGTTATTCCAATGGCTCAGAGTTTTGATACTGTCG GATGGTTTGCTAGAGATCCTACAGTTTTAAACCGAGTTGGACGTGCTCTGCTGCATTTACCTAATGTCAACCCTGTCACACCTAGTCAGATTTTTATTCCAGAAGATTGCTTCAGTTTGTCGAGCATTCCAAGTGCTCGAACAACTGGAGTTCTCATAAAATCAATAGAGAAGCTCGTTGGAG GTTCAATTCTAAAGCATGTAAATCTTGGAGACTATGTGAAGGAAAAAGTACCAAGTTTGCATCATTTCATGGCCAAGGGGAACGATCATGCATATAATATACCGTCATTGGCCGCCCTTTCAAGCTCGATGCGATTGCTTCAAAG GTGCGAATTCAAGAAAAACCATGCCGAATGGCTCACGACGGTGAATCCTAATTTAGGCCCCCGACTATCCAAACGTATATGGGATGCCGTTAGATCACCAGAAGAAAACATCGGCATCTGCCGCTCCGTTCAGACTGAATTACGTGCTGCTCTTACAGATCTTCTTAAG GATGAAGGCATCCTTGTTCTTCCTACAGTTCCAGGTGATCCACCAAAGCTACAGACGGATTTGGCCTCGCTCGAAGTGTTTCGTGCTAGAGCTTTCAGCTTGCTATCCATTGCCGGAGTATCCGGATTCTGTCAG GTGAGTATTCCGTTGGGGATGCATAATAATCTGCCTGTATCAATCTCCTTGCTAGCAAAACATGGTTCAGATGCTTTTCTGCTGAATCTAGTTGAGGCTTTTTATGATACCATTCAAGAAGAAGCTGGATTTGCCGAGAAATTTACTAACTGA
- the LOC107887653 gene encoding amidase 1 isoform X3, with translation MAKTSESGAFVEKFILQPTSSSQQLPLSGLTFAVKDIIYMLKHGNRFDVDGYVTGFGNPDWKRTHSAATLTAPAVLDVLEGGATCVGKTIMDEMAYCINGENIHYGTPTNPCAPDRVPGGSSSGSAVAVGAGLVDFSLGSDTGGSVRVPASYCGILGFRPSHDAISTSGVIPMAQSFDTVGWFARDPTVLNRVGRALLHLPNVNPVTPSQIFIPEDCFSLSSIPSARTTGVLIKSIEKLVGGSILKHVNLGDYVKEKVPSLHHFMAKGNDHAYNIPSLAALSSSMRLLQRCEFKKNHAEWLTTVNPNLGPRLSKRIWDAVRSPEENIGICRSVQTELRAALTDLLKDEGILVLPTVPLPEYPDSVR, from the exons ATGGCTAAGACCTCGGAATCAGGAGCCTTCGTCGAGAAATTTATTCTCCAACCAACTTCTTCCTCTCAGCAACTTCCCCTTAGTGGCCTCACTTTTGCTGTTAAAGACAT TATCTACATGTTAAAACATGGAAATAGATTTGATGTGGATGGATATGTGACTGGGTTTGGAAACCCTGACTGGAAAAGGACTCATTCAGCCGCCACATTGACCGCACCAGCTGTGCTCGATGTCTTAGAAGGAGGTGCCACTTGTGTTGGCAAGACTATCATGGATGAAATGGCATACTG TATAAATGGAGAAAACATACATTATGGCACTCCCACAAATCCATGTGCACCAGATAGAGTACCTGGAGGATCTTCCAGTGGCTCTGCTGTTGCAGTAGGCGCAGGGCTGGTCGACTTCTCCTTAG GATCCGACACCGGAGGAAGTGTGAGAGTTCCTGCATCATATTGTGGGATTCTCGGGTTTAGGCCTTCACATGATGCCATTAGTACTTCTGGAGTTATTCCAATGGCTCAGAGTTTTGATACTGTCG GATGGTTTGCTAGAGATCCTACAGTTTTAAACCGAGTTGGACGTGCTCTGCTGCATTTACCTAATGTCAACCCTGTCACACCTAGTCAGATTTTTATTCCAGAAGATTGCTTCAGTTTGTCGAGCATTCCAAGTGCTCGAACAACTGGAGTTCTCATAAAATCAATAGAGAAGCTCGTTGGAG GTTCAATTCTAAAGCATGTAAATCTTGGAGACTATGTGAAGGAAAAAGTACCAAGTTTGCATCATTTCATGGCCAAGGGGAACGATCATGCATATAATATACCGTCATTGGCCGCCCTTTCAAGCTCGATGCGATTGCTTCAAAG GTGCGAATTCAAGAAAAACCATGCCGAATGGCTCACGACGGTGAATCCTAATTTAGGCCCCCGACTATCCAAACGTATATGGGATGCCGTTAGATCACCAGAAGAAAACATCGGCATCTGCCGCTCCGTTCAGACTGAATTACGTGCTGCTCTTACAGATCTTCTTAAG GATGAAGGCATCCTTGTTCTTCCTACAGT TCCATTGCCGGAGTATCCGGATTCTGTCAG GTGA
- the LOC107887653 gene encoding amidase 1 isoform X1 encodes MAKTSESGAFVEKFILQPTSSSQQLPLSGLTFAVKDIIYMLKHGNRFDVDGYVTGFGNPDWKRTHSAATLTAPAVLDVLEGGATCVGKTIMDEMAYCINGENIHYGTPTNPCAPDRVPGGSSSGSAVAVGAGLVDFSLGSDTGGSVRVPASYCGILGFRPSHDAISTSGVIPMAQSFDTVGWFARDPTVLNRVGRALLHLPNVNPVTPSQIFIPEDCFSLSSIPSARTTGVLIKSIEKLVGGSILKHVNLGDYVKEKVPSLHHFMAKGNDHAYNIPSLAALSSSMRLLQRCEFKKNHAEWLTTVNPNLGPRLSKRIWDAVRSPEENIGICRSVQTELRAALTDLLKDEGILVLPTVPGDPPKLQTDLASLEVFRARAFSLLSIAGVSGFCQVSIPLGMHNNLPVSISLLAKHGSDAFLLNLVEAFYDTIQEEAGFAEKFTN; translated from the exons ATGGCTAAGACCTCGGAATCAGGAGCCTTCGTCGAGAAATTTATTCTCCAACCAACTTCTTCCTCTCAGCAACTTCCCCTTAGTGGCCTCACTTTTGCTGTTAAAGACAT TATCTACATGTTAAAACATGGAAATAGATTTGATGTGGATGGATATGTGACTGGGTTTGGAAACCCTGACTGGAAAAGGACTCATTCAGCCGCCACATTGACCGCACCAGCTGTGCTCGATGTCTTAGAAGGAGGTGCCACTTGTGTTGGCAAGACTATCATGGATGAAATGGCATACTG TATAAATGGAGAAAACATACATTATGGCACTCCCACAAATCCATGTGCACCAGATAGAGTACCTGGAGGATCTTCCAGTGGCTCTGCTGTTGCAGTAGGCGCAGGGCTGGTCGACTTCTCCTTAG GATCCGACACCGGAGGAAGTGTGAGAGTTCCTGCATCATATTGTGGGATTCTCGGGTTTAGGCCTTCACATGATGCCATTAGTACTTCTGGAGTTATTCCAATGGCTCAGAGTTTTGATACTGTCG GATGGTTTGCTAGAGATCCTACAGTTTTAAACCGAGTTGGACGTGCTCTGCTGCATTTACCTAATGTCAACCCTGTCACACCTAGTCAGATTTTTATTCCAGAAGATTGCTTCAGTTTGTCGAGCATTCCAAGTGCTCGAACAACTGGAGTTCTCATAAAATCAATAGAGAAGCTCGTTGGAG GTTCAATTCTAAAGCATGTAAATCTTGGAGACTATGTGAAGGAAAAAGTACCAAGTTTGCATCATTTCATGGCCAAGGGGAACGATCATGCATATAATATACCGTCATTGGCCGCCCTTTCAAGCTCGATGCGATTGCTTCAAAG GTGCGAATTCAAGAAAAACCATGCCGAATGGCTCACGACGGTGAATCCTAATTTAGGCCCCCGACTATCCAAACGTATATGGGATGCCGTTAGATCACCAGAAGAAAACATCGGCATCTGCCGCTCCGTTCAGACTGAATTACGTGCTGCTCTTACAGATCTTCTTAAG GATGAAGGCATCCTTGTTCTTCCTACAGTTCCAGGTGATCCACCAAAGCTACAGACGGATTTGGCCTCGCTCGAAGTGTTTCGTGCTAGAGCTTTCAGCTTGCTATCCATTGCCGGAGTATCCGGATTCTGTCAG GTGAGTATTCCGTTGGGGATGCATAATAATCTGCCTGTATCAATCTCCTTGCTAGCAAAACATGGTTCAGATGCTTTTCTGCTGAATCTAGTTGAGGCTTTTTATGATACCATTCAAGAAGAAGCTGGATTTGCCGAGAAATTTACTAACTGA